In the Halictus rubicundus isolate RS-2024b chromosome 12, iyHalRubi1_principal, whole genome shotgun sequence genome, ACGCTATACTCGATCGAACGCGCGCGAAACGTGAAAAGCGAAACCAAGTCGACATGGAGGAGAGCGTGTCTCGAGTAGAGCTAAATAGCTCGAACGAAAAGAGGCCCCAATTTGGCAACAGAACTATCTCTGACAATGACAATGTATTTCAACACAATGCGTGGTAAAGATCCAATGTGTTTCAATCACATATGAACTTTTTACTCCGGGTTCAGGAATGTTAACCTCAAAATGATGGTTGCTTTGAAACAGACATACTAAGCGAATGCAGAATGTCCCATCGTATTAAGCGATAAAATCAAGTTAAAATTCTATCCAATCGAGAAGCGTACCGGTTTAATTGCTTTCGGATaacgattaaaaatgtttctccaCTGACCTGATCAATACCTTTTTCCAGTAACATGTACTgacaattatttctttatgactCTACTTTAAAGGGACAACGTGATGTGGGACGAGGAACAAGAAAATCTGGCTCAAAGAAAAGTAAATGAAAATTCGACTGTCACTCTTTCGAATGAGAAAATAGGCAAATACGAACAAGAAGCTAATCAATATTGGGACAAATTTTATACGATTCACGACAATAAGTATGTAGATGAACCATATATGCTTGACCCATTCGATTGTTTATCATTCTAAGCTTGTATTTTGGGTAATTTTTAATacgtttcagatttttcaaagacaGACACTGGTTGTTTACTGAATTTCCAGAATTAGCTCCAACTGCGGTCAAACAAAATACTAAGCAACCGTTGAGGTACATGACGGAGGTCCAGGACGAAAATAACATGGAAAGTGAGGGAAAAACTCTTGCTCTTCCTAATAAGGATGCAAATAAAATTCTGGAAATTGGTTGTGGGGTAGGAAACACAGTGTTTCCGATACTTTTATACAACACAGACCCAAACTTGTTTGTATATTGTTGTGATTTTTCTACAAAAGCAATAGATATACTCAAGCAAAATCCTGCGTACAATACATCCAGGTGTGAAGCGTTTGTACTGGATGCGACATGTCAGGAATGGGAAACGCCGTTTGATTCGGAAAGTTTGGATATTGTAATCTTAATATTTGTCCTTTCTGCGATACACCCTGACAAGTATGTGGTTCCTTTACTTACAATTAGGTACATAAAGCGTCGCAATAACAATGGAATACTAAATTGCGTGTTATACTTCTACAGAATGAAGCATCTTATACAGCAagtatacaaatatttaaaaccAGGTGGGCTGGTGTTATTTAGAGATTATGGAAGGTATGACTTGGCGCAATTACGATTTAAAAAGGGGAGCTGCCTCGCAGAGAATTTTTACGCTAGAGGTGATGGAACCagagtatatttttttacacaagGTACTACATTTAACCATTCGTATCGGTACTATCAAATTCATTTAATTCCGAATGACCTATTTCATTTGCAGAAAAAGTACGAACTCTGTTTACAAGTTGTTGCTTCAAAGAAGAACAAAATCTAGTAGACAAGAGGCTGCAAGTTAATAGAGGGAAACAACTAAAAATGTACAGAGTATGGATTCAAgggaaatatagaaaataatgaATGTTATGTACATGATACTTTAGTGTACACATATGTATATCTCTTCTATGTACTACGTTGTAAGATCTGTAATTGCAGAGAAATGTATTTCTCTTCTTCTATTGTACATAATAAATCCGCAGTTTCCCTCTCTGAGTTTGTATCTTTTTACTACAATCGCGGTTGTAACATTTGCGTTGAATTGtgtttttattttcaaacattACAAGAATGAACGAAGTATCCAGTTACCAATGAAAgtacgttaaaaaattatttcttctaaAAGCATCTATGTGTTTGTGATACTCGAATTAGGAAAAATATCATCTAACAATTCTAAGAAAAAGAAATCCCAATTGGTAACACTGCTTTGCTATTCAGCTTGTAAACATGGCGGTGATCGTGATCGTTCTTGTTTAGTACGAGACAAATCGTTTTTCTAATATAATACTGGAACAATTAACTATAAGTTGACGAAAACTACATCAATATGGGAAATGCTGACACAAAGTTGAATTTTCGCAAAGCGGTTGTTCAGTTGACATCGAAAACACAGGTATAAATTGTTGTTTATTATTGTAATCCGAAAGCATATGATACGTTTGACGTTTCCGTATACCTTGTACAAATGTGAGTACACCAAAAAGTTGATTGTGACAAGGATTATATGTTTTTACGTGAATGGTCAATTATATTCCTTTTCTGCGAATGAGatcgaattttatgtattttgtaACGTCAAAAATGCATTTTGACGAATATGGTTTAGGTTAAAAGAAGTGCAGTGTGTAAGTGTACCTGTTTGAGGGTTTAATTTTTAGGTGATCGATGCTGCAGACGATACATTCTGGGATCAATTTTGGTCCGAAAATGTGACTAACGTTCAAGATATATTTACTTTAATTCCTGCACCGGAAATTCGTGTACTAAGAGAAGAAGTACCATGTAATTTGGCTACGTTGTGTTACAAAGCAGTGGAGAAATTAGTAAAGGCAGTCGACAATAGCTGTAGAACGCAGAGAGAGCAGCAAACCGTTTTAAATTGTTGTCGTTTATTAACAAGATTATTGCCTTACATTTTCGAAGATGCAGATTGGAAAGGATTTTTCTGGTCTAGTTTGCCTGGTAAAGAGGACGAAGAAAGCGTTCCTTTGGCACATTCCTTGCTTAACGCGCTTTGCGTAAGATCGTTTATCTATTTGAACAAATTTGAAGATATTAAAAAGTCATCATTTTCTATACCCAGTGTATTTCATGTTTTTGGGTTTGCTATTGTTTCAGGATTTGTTATTCTGCCCTGATTTTACAGTAGCTGCAAATAGAAAATCTGGACCTGTAAGTACTGGCCTCTGTTTGGAAGCCTatcaaatttcaaaatatcTTCTTTTTGGCAGGATAAAGCAGAAGAATTGCAATCCATAGATAGCTGTGAATATATTTGGGAAGCTGGCGTGGGATTTGCTCACTCGCCTCCAAGATATCCAATTTTGGATTCCAATAGAACAGAGTTACTGAAATTGTTGCTCACATGTTTCAGTGAAACCATGTACAATCCTCCCATGGACCTTTCTATTACTCCAAACAGGTGGATCCAACATTTAACTAGTGCTGAAAATAGGTAAATTGTAACGACTTTTCTTGTAAGCCGATCTGATGATTTAATTTACACAACAAACTAAATCGTCAATTGAAATATTGTTCTGTCGGTTCTAGACATGCTTTACCTATGTTTACTTCGCTATTGAATACGGTGTGTGCTTATGATCCTGTTGGACTTGGAGTACCATACAATCACTTATTGTTTACCGACTCTTTAGAACCTCTAGTCGACGTTTCATTGCAAATTCTTATAGTAACGTTGGATCACGATACCAGCGGCGGTGCTCCGTTAGAAGAAGGAACTCTAggagataatttatttattaattatttaagtCGTATCCATAGAGACGAAGGTAAGATTTTGTAAGACAAGCTTCGTGTCACAAATATTCGTTTTATATGCGTTCGATATTCGTACATACAGGGCAATGAATAATaactataattttttcagatttccaGTTTGTATTAAAAGGTATCACAAGATTATTAAATAACCCGTTGATGCAAACGTATTTACCAAATTCAACTAAAAAAGTACACTTTCACCAAGAATTGTTGGTAttcttttggaagatgtgcgattataataaaaagtttTTATATTATGTATTGAAAAGTTCTGACGTTCTCGAAGTACTGGTACCTATACTGTATCATCTGAATGATTCGCGTGCAGATCAATGTAAGCATTTATCTAACTAAACAAATTTTCTGAAAAGAAAATGTTCGCCTAagcattatacatacatataggtGTACAATGTAAGTACATATAACCGAAACTAAATTTTGCAGCTCGAGTTGGGTTAATGCACATCGGTGTATTTATTCTGCTTTTGTTGAGTGGTGAGCGAAATTTCGGCGTTAGACTGAATAAACCGTATACGGCCACAGTACCAATGGATATTCCAGTATTTACAGGTATTCGATTACCGTTCcgattatttcatttaaacCGTGAAAACTGAATTACAAATAGCTCGTTTACAGGTACACATGCCGATTTGTTAGTTACCGTTTTCTACAAAATAATCACAACAGGCCACCAAAGATTGCAACCCTTGTTTGATTGTCTACTAACAATTCTAGTCAACGTGTCACCATATCTTAAAACGCTATCGATGGTAGCTAGTACAAAATTGTTGCATTTACTTGAAGCATTTAGTACACCATGGTTCTTATTCTCGGCGCCTACTAATCACCATCTAGTGTTTTTCCTCcttgaaatttttaacaatattattcagGTAATTCATTTCGTATACACATAATACTTCCTCTCAGAAACGAGTAGTAGCTAGCTAGAATAAACATAACACACATTTCATATGTTATTAGTACCAATTTGATGGTAACAGTAATTTGGTGTACACGATAATACGTAAGAGACAAGTGTTCCACGCATTGGCGAATTTACCAAGCGATCGCAATACAATCGCGAAATCTCTTAGTAAAAGACAACGTCGACATGTACCCGCTAGTACATCCAGTGAAAACGTTAACGAGGCTGCAATGGAGGGATCGCATCCTGCTCAACCTGCAGAACCTGGAACCTTGAAAGCATCTTTGTTGGAAACTCCAGGTTTTCCACATTTCCATTGTGACATTATTAATATTACGTTGACTGATTTGTCAGAACTTCTGTTAATAAGATACGGTACTATGTATATAGTAAATTTGTTATTATAGGCATTGAAAAGATGACCGAGAAAGAGTCTGCGCATCCATTAAGTCCCTCGGTAAACGTCGAAGTAGGAAAACTCAATCATCAGAGTAATACGGATAGTTCAGAAGACTTAACAGCCTCTACTAAAACTTCAGTTATACCGGTAAACGAATTGTCAACAAATGTGAAAATCTAAAGTAGTAATTAAGGTTTAATAGGTTTATGTTAAACACGATGTTTCGTGTTTTGATCCAATAGAAAGGAGGTATCAGGGTTGCAGAACACACGAATGCCTCCAACAATATAAATCAGTGGGTTCCTTCCAGCGAATGGGTGTACCAATGGAAAAGTAAACTTCCATTGCAAACTATTATGAGATTATTGCAAGTTCTTGTACCTCAAGTTGAGAAAATATGCATCGATAAGTAAGCATCATTTCATAAACATCATTCTATGAAACATTCTAAAGTAAATGTTATCTCAATCGTATATCTATGTGTATTATATTATGTGGAATACGTATTTCAATTTCTAGGGGTCTAACAGATGAAAGCGAAATTCTGAAGTTTCTACAGCACGGTACCTTGGTTGGTCTGCTACCGGTACCCCACCCCATTCTTATCAGGCGATACCAACCGAACGCAGGAACAACCGCTTGGTTCAGAACATACATGTGGGGCGTTATATACCTGAGAAACGTTGAACCACCGATCTGGTATGATACTGACGTAAAGTTGTTTGAAATTCAGAGAGTCTAAATTAAACACAGTGCATTCTAGAGTAAGCGAACCATGAATCATAGCTTTAGCACTGAAAATTTCTATACTACTCTGTCACAATGTATTGTACCTATAATGCGAAGAACTAAATCTTCGCCAATTCATGATTATCACAAATTGCACCAAACGATAACAAAATTACCTactttcgttaataattccgaTAGACATTTTTACATACGTAGCCTTTCTCAGGATTCTATTACACAGAGTTACAGAACCGATTTTACAAAAGTAAACCTCTCCCAAGAAAcacattatacatatattatgtatgtataatgAAGTAGTTTTGTCGTTTTGAACTGTCACTGATCAATGCATAGATATAATATTATTCTAGCTATGCAAGTGCCTTCACAGATGTATTATGAACCGACTGATCGTTCAATCAAAATCGAGAGCATCGTTTAATTAACGATTTATTTTCATTCGTAACGAAACCTTCttaatttcggtattttcataaatatattattgtcctaacaattttatttatttccatTACACTTATCGAGGATGTATAATCTTGTAAAATACTAGTTTTGTATGTCTGTGTAGTAGCAACTAAACGAAAGACAAGTCCAAATCAATGAGTATCgtgaaatttgaataatttttactgAAGTATCACTGTACTGTACCATCTATAATTAAGTACCGAAAGAAATTCTCAAAGAAGACTTTTGTTTACATCGTAGAAAAAGatacacattttttttaataaaaaaaggaggaagaaatatatttatacgTATACATATTGTAAATGCACCAATCATCTTTTAAAGTTTTAATCTTGTACCACATTTCGAAGTAAAGCTAAAGGGTATTGGTATTCCTTTTTTAGTCACATTGATTTATAACATGTAGATATGTATGTGTTTTTACGTGTTTGTACTCACTTATAGCTTCAAGATATTCAgagtttatatatttttttaaacgaaatcgAGTTTAGTGAGGAAGTATAAAACGTGTAAAAGAGTCAAAGACATATTTAGTATATGTCTGTTGCATTATAATTTATGCCCATGTTCGTGCAGATAATTAATGAAACACAATGCGATACTGTTTTACGTTGTATGTTATTAAACGCAATTTTTATCTACATATTGGTGCAATTACTGTATTTTTTAAGTATGATGCGTGAGGATGCGAATCTTTTTTTAAACATGTAAATCTcgtaatgaaatgaaatgatatCTAAGCACGTTCTATgtagatatatgtatatgtatgtatacaaaaAGAAGCATCTACGCTTGAGTATCGTGCGATAAAGGTACGTAAGAGCGTAGCGTAGCTTAGAAATTTATAACAGTTTGGTACTTCAATTTGAAatagggagagaaagagagagagaaagcaaaAATACTACTATACTTTACTTATTTCGAGCTATATTTTAACGCGCAAAAATATAGCTTGAAGTTCATTGTTAATTAGAAGTATTAAAATATTCTATACGATGagatatattatataaatttgttttaACTACAAAAAGCAAAGTTACTATATAAGCTAACAATTTATGTGTGTGTGCGTATACATTTTTGACATTgtcaaaaagaaattgaatacAATAGTAAATGTTAGTCGAGTTTCGTGGCATAGTCAAAAGATTGCAGAGACTGGCGAATATGTATGTGTGCTTGTGCGCGCGGTATGTATGTACCTACACACTTACTCATACTATGTATATGtgtataattaaataatataaaacaCAAATAACGCTTAGcttgtattttttattaattgttatACCGCAAATGTTATTGTTTAATCCACATTATAGTACCGAATGTTTTATTTACGCTTCATGAGAAATGTGAgctttattttagtttatttgatcaaataatactttgttttTTTCCTTCGAGTGAACAATCATGTTGTATGTATAATTTAGTGTAATTTACAATTACATAGTTTGTTCCTTGTGCAGAAGGTGTTCCTATGCTTTAGAAAAGGTAAAGGAACATGTTGCttcttgtaaatattataaCTTCTACTTACGTTTatgttttaattaaataaatcacAAGTGAACATTTGAACACATAAAAATGGTAGTTATTTTTCGGCTAATCATAATTTGGCTCGGACATTGTATAATGCCCATAATAATGTCTTCTGTGCTTTGCGCGAGAGGAAATTTGTTGATGCCTTCacctatttttatttctttttctttgattTTTCTCTGTTCTTCCTGTAAGTAAATTAAAAGCTCGATACTGGAACATTTAGATACAGTTTGACAATGTACCACCAATGGTATGTGGTACGAACATTTcgtctttaaaaaattcaatacatgaaaaaatagtcctatatatatatatatatatatatatatatatatatatattatgacTTAGCGTATCGATTTGGTAATTGTTCGGTACTGGAACAGACATTTCGTACCTACTTAGAACGATATTGTTTCGACAATTTCATTTTAAGTAGAATCTTTGGTACAAAAAGGTTTATGACAGGGACGCCTGAACTTGCTACATTCAGATTTCTTGGACTTCGAATTTTCACATCGATATTACCGAGGAAGACAGGCCATAAAAATTGCTTTACTGCAAAAACTGCACCTCGGGCAAGCACACGATGCCCAAATTTCATTTGAATAGTAACAACCTGTCATAAACCTTTCTAGCGTAGCGCTCCTCAACGCTCTCTGTAGCGTAGCGACTCCCGTAAAAGGATAGTACAAGGACGTACAGTCCACGACCACGACGACCACAACAGGGTAGTCCAAGTATGCATTCAAAATGGCGTCCTGCCACCCCCTACAGCCCTGCGATCCTGCATCAGGTGGATGGGGAGGACGTTAGCGGCTAATGTACATGATCGCCCATTGGCGACCGTCCATACGGATTACCGTAAAATTTTCGTTACTGATCTAAGAACGATACAAGATACAAACTCGTTTCAAAATTCTCACGGTAACAATAGAAACGCTGCCCAAGAGCAGTCGCATACATTCAACGTACTTGTAGTTGAAACAAACTCGGTTACATTCAGTCGTCATTGTTGTAAAGTTAAGTCAATTAATAATGGCAAATGGCAATTGCGCTCACGGACAGGACGTAGTATTAAcagtaatattaatttatcgcaCGACTTTGTCGTATGTAGGAGGCGGAGCTTCCTCCGATAAATTAGGCGGTGGAATTAAAATGGCAATATGATAGGGTGGCGGCGGATTCTGTCTCACTACCGATATCGGTTTTATGGTTTCGTTGGTCAATGAGTTTGGAGTTGTTACGGGAGCAATATGCTCCTCTGTAATATGTTCTTCTCGAATATGATGTTCCTGGTTAGCATCGCGTTGATTTCGCCGACACAGAGTAAAATATAAACACGCGAACAATATTAATGGCAACAAGccccaaaataaaaatagctcTATACCTTGTCCCTGTTTAACGAGTACCAGTATTATCGATCCAGAAATTATATTCAAGATTATCTGTGTGTTTCGACTTACCTTGTCTCTAAAGTAAAATTTTACAGCAGCAATGAATCctattgaaactataaatatCGTACAAACGCAACGTCTCAAATTGAATCTTGCTAGTAGCGTGTCGTTAAAGTCTGAGAAAAACAAGAGACTCATATTCGTTCCATTCGGGGTAGTATTGGTCAATATTAACTGATTATTCCCAGCCGTTGTTACATTACTGTGAACAAGTAAGTTAGACTTTAATATCACGATTGTTGGTTTTGCCATGTTACTGCAAATATTCATATCCTTGTGTATAAAAGTTATAATCAAGGGCGAATCATTTATAAGCTCTTTCTCCCGATAGACATGTATGAGtgagtcaccctgtatataggaaGAACATGTTCCTCAGAATCCTCTTAGTAGACCTTTGTCTTTAATTACTTGGGGATGTTGTTCGGTTGCACGCGTCGAGTAGAACCAACAGGAAAACTGTTTTCACCTTCATTATTACTAGGTCTTATCGTTGTTTGCATTGCTCTGCAGTTATTTACATTACTAGGACCAGCTGAGTTTCCTGTTACAGTTAGGCTTTGGAACCGATGAAGTGGAGTAGTCAACATTTGTCTTGAATCTACATTGTATCTGCGTCGATCTACAAAATCATTACTTTTAAACGATGTTGCGAGTTTACATTTACAGAATATGCAAGCTACTTTCAGAAAGTGGATAGATCgaataaaagaaatttgaaatgtTCACATAGTCTTACTGAAACTTGTCTTTGGCAGAGGTGTGGCGGGATATCGGCGGCCAGTAAAACCATAGTACCTGCCCGCCGGTTTATTAATCCAGAAATGCATGCTCCGTTTGATCCTACTCAAATATTCATTGCGGCGCCCGTTTATACGTAATCGGAACCTCGATCCAGCCACTGTTTCCTTCTGATCACTTTTCCAAAAGCTTTACAGACGTTTCATCGATAACTAGTCTTAGCTCAGGTTCCATTACCCGTACATTTAAAATCGATGCATCGCATTGACGTCATTCTAGCGTTCATTGTTCAAGAAGAAAAATACTTGAAACAATTCGCAATGTACGTAGCCGCAACTTTGGTAGCGCGAAAAATTCGATTACGCGATTAACTTTGCAGGTGAATACGACGCGCATCGTATACCGTATACAATAATTTGTATATCTGCATTCTGCATTCATGTACACGTCGATACCCAGAACGAAGATGCGACTTGAATTTCTGCCATTGTTAATTTAAATCCAGGAATACCAACACTTGCGAAATTTATGCCCGCACACTGCACACTATTGCACCTGATTGCACTATACTCAAAGAGTAAGTATTCTTTGCTATACTGGCATCGCACATCGCCCCACCTAAGTAGTTTGTATGTATATACTTATTTCTACGTAGGGGTAGTATATAACTCTATATCCCCTCCACTCGAACCAGACAAAGATATTATGTATGTACTTATTTCGGAAGTTCATTAGTACTGAAAATTATGAATAAATGTTTTGTATGTAATgtaatatttatgtatatatacagggtgtcccacgtaacagttttcacgattttttaagtacttgcgataatctgacaaaaaatattttcaacagaagttgatcagttttcgattggctatatattgcaataaaaaaagttcgaaaaaggTTTTTTTacagtattgtcaaggtcaccttcattttttgaaaTGGCACTTTGTAGTTTTgagttaacagtattatagcccgtgtcaagacgaattcaacaacctagtataccatgaacctgggatgaccttgaaggtgaagaaatgaaaatttcaacaaaacatgacaatctgcttgaatgggcgataataacttgtgtttattattgagactcgaaattacattcaattcagaaACCTTGACTAAATGAACGCAAACGATTTCGTAAAAAAGTCACATCAAATGGAATTGAAATCCGTTTTGTTGTAGGCACAATTCTTCGTAATAAATTTGCATTGGTTGCTCTTACGATACTGTCGTAGCGAAGTTCTTCACATGCTGTACGGATTCGCTGCTTTAAATGTTCCTTATTTTGTATTGGAACAGCATAAACTATTGACTGTAAATGACGCTATAAAAAAAATCAAGTGGCGACAAATCGGGGGATCGTGGTGGCCAAGCAATAGGGCCATAAGTGCCCAACCAATGTTCTCTAAACTTTAAGGTAATTACGAACGATTCGAGCATTATGAGGTGGACAACCGTCTTGCTAGAAATAAATACGCTGTTGAACATCATTTGGAAACCCGGATTTCAAAAGGTATTTCAATTCGAACATTTGATGCGACTTTTTTACGAAATCGTTTGCGTTCATTTAGTCAAGGTttctgaattgaatgtaatttcgagtcttaattataaacacaagttattatcgcccattcaagcagattgtcatgttttgttgaaattttcatttctttgccttcaaggtcatcccaaggtcatggtatactagttcgttgaattcgtcttgacacgggctataatactgttaactcaaaaatacaaagtgccatttcaaaaaatgaaggtgaccttgacaatactataaaaaaatgtttttcgaacttttttattgcaatatatagctaatcgaaaactgatcaacttctgttgaaaatatttttgtcagattatcgcaagtacttaaaaaatcgtgaatactgttacgtgggacaccctgtataaaagtgTCTTCCTAGGCGGTCTTCTCAAGAATGCCCTCGCCCTCGGCCAAGCCAGTCATCATCCCTCCGATTGCGAATGTGACCGAGTCAAGGTCTTTGGGCCCAAGAATAGTTAAGCGCGGGGGTAGTCGAAGCGCTGTTATCAGTGGTATCCATAGTCGTCCGACTTGTGACACCACTCTAACTTTTCCTTCTGCCTTGTATCGTGCATGTATTACAATGTCACGTGATTaccccggtactggcagagaaagggtaactgtattccccttaATTCGAATAAATTCCCCTGATCACTATCACTATATTAGCGGCCCTTCGGGGTGTCTGCGCCATGCGTTATAGTCAGTTATAGTTATAGGTAATAGCCACGACCGCCATGGGCAATGGTGGCACTGGTCGTTCTATATAGTTGAATCTGTTGAAAAGGAAATTTCCTTTTTGTTCTGGTACATCGCAACGACATCTCATATTACTTTCTGTTCTCGATGTATTCTCTGTATCGACAACTGTTGATCATTAAGTCACAAAGATTTTTTTGTGTACGAATGGATATAACAATATAACCTATAAGACAGTATagcatacatatgtatgtagttTATTATACGAATAAGTGATTATACC is a window encoding:
- the Mettl2 gene encoding methyltransferase-like protein; translation: MEESVSRVELNSSNEKRPQFGNRTISDNDNVFQHNAWDNVMWDEEQENLAQRKVNENSTVTLSNEKIGKYEQEANQYWDKFYTIHDNKFFKDRHWLFTEFPELAPTAVKQNTKQPLRYMTEVQDENNMESEGKTLALPNKDANKILEIGCGVGNTVFPILLYNTDPNLFVYCCDFSTKAIDILKQNPAYNTSRCEAFVLDATCQEWETPFDSESLDIVILIFVLSAIHPDKMKHLIQQVYKYLKPGGLVLFRDYGRYDLAQLRFKKGSCLAENFYARGDGTRVYFFTQEKVRTLFTSCCFKEEQNLVDKRLQVNRGKQLKMYRVWIQGKYRK
- the LOC143359760 gene encoding protein HID1, whose product is MGNADTKLNFRKAVVQLTSKTQVIDAADDTFWDQFWSENVTNVQDIFTLIPAPEIRVLREEVPCNLATLCYKAVEKLVKAVDNSCRTQREQQTVLNCCRLLTRLLPYIFEDADWKGFFWSSLPGKEDEESVPLAHSLLNALCDLLFCPDFTVAANRKSGPDKAEELQSIDSCEYIWEAGVGFAHSPPRYPILDSNRTELLKLLLTCFSETMYNPPMDLSITPNRWIQHLTSAENRHALPMFTSLLNTVCAYDPVGLGVPYNHLLFTDSLEPLVDVSLQILIVTLDHDTSGGAPLEEGTLGDNLFINYLSRIHRDEDFQFVLKGITRLLNNPLMQTYLPNSTKKVHFHQELLVFFWKMCDYNKKFLYYVLKSSDVLEVLVPILYHLNDSRADQSRVGLMHIGVFILLLLSGERNFGVRLNKPYTATVPMDIPVFTGTHADLLVTVFYKIITTGHQRLQPLFDCLLTILVNVSPYLKTLSMVASTKLLHLLEAFSTPWFLFSAPTNHHLVFFLLEIFNNIIQYQFDGNSNLVYTIIRKRQVFHALANLPSDRNTIAKSLSKRQRRHVPASTSSENVNEAAMEGSHPAQPAEPGTLKASLLETPGIEKMTEKESAHPLSPSVNVEVGKLNHQSNTDSSEDLTASTKTSVIPKGGIRVAEHTNASNNINQWVPSSEWVYQWKSKLPLQTIMRLLQVLVPQVEKICIDKGLTDESEILKFLQHGTLVGLLPVPHPILIRRYQPNAGTTAWFRTYMWGVIYLRNVEPPIWYDTDVKLFEIQRV
- the LOC143359763 gene encoding uncharacterized protein LOC143359763 isoform X3 — encoded protein: MHFWINKPAGRYYGFTGRRYPATPLPKTSFNRRRYNVDSRQMLTTPLHRFQSLTVTGNSAGPSNVNNCRAMQTTIRPSNNEGENSFPVGSTRRVQPNNIPNNVTTAGNNQLILTNTTPNGTNMSLLFFSDFNDTLLARFNLRRCVCTIFIVSIGFIAAVKFYFRDKVKQRKIKEKEIKIGEGINKFPLAQSTEDIIMGIIQCPSQIMISRKITTIFMCSNVHL
- the LOC143359763 gene encoding uncharacterized protein LOC143359763 isoform X2; this translates as MLTTPLHRFQSLTVTGNSAGPSNVNNCRAMQTTIRPSNNEGENSFPVGSTRRVQPNNIPNNVTTAGNNQLILTNTTPNGTNMSLLFFSDFNDTLLARFNLRRCVCTIFIVSIGFIAAVKFYFRDKGQGIELFLFWGLLPLILFACLYFTLCRRNQRDANQEHHIREEHITEEHIAPVTTPNSLTNETIKPISVVRQNPPPPYHIAILIPPPNLSEEAPPPTYDKVVR
- the LOC143359763 gene encoding uncharacterized protein LOC143359763 isoform X1, coding for MHFWINKPAGRYYGFTGRRYPATPLPKTSFNRRRYNVDSRQMLTTPLHRFQSLTVTGNSAGPSNVNNCRAMQTTIRPSNNEGENSFPVGSTRRVQPNNIPNNVTTAGNNQLILTNTTPNGTNMSLLFFSDFNDTLLARFNLRRCVCTIFIVSIGFIAAVKFYFRDKGQGIELFLFWGLLPLILFACLYFTLCRRNQRDANQEHHIREEHITEEHIAPVTTPNSLTNETIKPISVVRQNPPPPYHIAILIPPPNLSEEAPPPTYDKVVR